One window of the Candidatus Neomarinimicrobiota bacterium genome contains the following:
- a CDS encoding MarR family transcriptional regulator, producing MDFGELLNELALSLNALHRRNVCGQGETLAQCFILSSVPDDGIHMSSLARKLGIDNSTLTRLMENLEKHNLAFRKRGENDRRLVNVFLSEQGQAVMSRFEERIEDLGSRILEDLPPEKREPVKESLELLLWSLSKELLRTS from the coding sequence ATGGATTTCGGTGAACTGCTGAATGAACTTGCCCTCTCTCTGAATGCTCTTCACCGCCGCAATGTTTGCGGACAGGGGGAAACTTTGGCACAATGTTTCATTCTTTCATCCGTTCCTGATGATGGTATACATATGAGTAGCCTCGCCAGGAAACTAGGCATAGACAACAGCACCTTGACACGACTGATGGAAAATCTAGAAAAACACAATTTGGCATTTCGGAAAAGAGGTGAGAATGACAGGCGGCTTGTTAATGTCTTCCTGTCGGAACAAGGCCAGGCTGTCATGTCCCGGTTTGAGGAGCGTATTGAAGATCTTGGCAGTCGAATCCTTGAGGACCTGCCACCTGAGAAGCGGGAACCGGTGAAGGAATCTCTGGAATTGCTATTGTGGAGTCTTTCAAAAGAACTTTTACGAACGAGCTGA
- the mutY gene encoding A/G-specific adenine glycosylase, with amino-acid sequence MHSRFSSLLLQWYDKAQRDLPWRGEEDPYKIWLSEVMLQQTQVDTVIPYYRKWVERFPSVESVALATQDELLKFWEGLGYYSRCRNFHKACKIVTAGHGGKVPGEWETFLSLPGVGGYTAAAVLSIAFNQPYFVIDGNVKRVMARLLAFSDIVEKGTALFEGKLDKWLNQDRPGDFNEAMMELGSQICRRNEPHCFECPVEYFCKAKAEGNPVVYPNIPKKKERPHKTIVAGIIWNDGKFLIQKRPDAGLLGGLWEFPGGKVENGEALDNTLVREIREETGLSVEPGKKVGAVDHAYTHFSITLHLYHCKLSRSLKANDALDTHRWIQPEERSQFAFPGANHKLFHILESQSWTNHE; translated from the coding sequence ATGCACAGTCGTTTTTCATCGCTCCTTCTACAGTGGTATGACAAGGCCCAGAGGGATTTGCCGTGGCGGGGAGAGGAGGACCCTTACAAAATCTGGCTCTCAGAAGTGATGTTGCAGCAGACACAGGTTGATACAGTGATACCTTATTACAGAAAGTGGGTGGAACGTTTCCCTTCCGTCGAGTCTGTGGCATTGGCCACTCAGGATGAACTCCTCAAGTTCTGGGAAGGTCTCGGTTACTATTCACGTTGCCGAAATTTCCACAAGGCATGTAAGATTGTTACTGCCGGGCACGGTGGAAAAGTACCAGGTGAATGGGAGACATTTCTCAGCCTCCCTGGGGTGGGGGGTTACACTGCTGCCGCTGTGTTATCTATCGCATTTAATCAACCTTACTTTGTCATTGACGGAAATGTGAAGCGCGTCATGGCTCGTCTACTCGCATTTAGTGATATAGTCGAAAAAGGGACAGCTCTCTTTGAAGGAAAACTGGATAAATGGCTTAATCAGGACCGCCCCGGTGATTTTAATGAAGCCATGATGGAATTGGGAAGTCAGATTTGCCGACGGAATGAGCCCCACTGCTTTGAATGTCCTGTAGAATATTTCTGTAAGGCAAAAGCAGAAGGGAATCCTGTTGTGTATCCCAATATTCCTAAAAAGAAAGAACGGCCACACAAAACAATCGTGGCCGGAATCATCTGGAATGATGGCAAGTTTCTCATTCAAAAGAGACCAGATGCAGGACTTTTGGGTGGTCTGTGGGAGTTTCCCGGAGGTAAAGTAGAAAACGGTGAGGCGTTGGACAATACCCTCGTCCGGGAGATACGAGAGGAAACAGGATTAAGCGTTGAGCCAGGCAAAAAAGTAGGTGCTGTTGATCACGCATACACGCACTTCTCTATCACGTTGCACCTTTATCACTGTAAACTATCCAGGTCTCTGAAAGCCAACGATGCCCTCGATACTCATCGTTGGATCCAGCCAGAGGAGCGGTCTCAATTTGCTTTTCCTGGTGCAAATCACAAATTGTTCCATATACTTGAATCTCAATCATGGACAAATCATGAGTGA